One bacterium DNA segment encodes these proteins:
- the ruvB gene encoding Holliday junction branch migration DNA helicase RuvB has product MPPKDEPVLDARADDDQFDLTLRPRLLSEYVGQQQVRENLSILLEAARRRGEPVEHVLLCGPPGLGKTTLAHIIANELGVAIKVSSGPAIDHQGALGSILLNLSTRDVFFIDEIHRLNNVVEESLYPALEDFRFDAVLGKGVGASAATLPLPHFTCVGATTRQGLLSGPLRDRFGAVYRLDFYTQAELESIVRRSARILDIEIHEAAVAEIARRARGTPRIANRLLRRVRDFAQVRGDGRATADATRQALTMLDIDEIGLEPLDRQLLETVITKFKGGPVGLDTIATSLSEEPETIEDVHEPYLIQVGFLARTARGRVATELAYRHLGITPPDPGPQQTRLL; this is encoded by the coding sequence GTGCCGCCCAAGGACGAGCCCGTACTCGACGCTCGCGCCGACGACGATCAGTTCGACCTCACCCTCCGCCCCCGATTGCTGTCCGAGTACGTGGGCCAGCAGCAGGTGCGCGAAAACCTCAGCATCCTCCTGGAAGCGGCCCGGCGGCGAGGCGAGCCGGTGGAGCACGTCCTGCTGTGCGGACCGCCGGGCCTCGGCAAGACGACGCTCGCCCACATCATCGCCAACGAGCTGGGAGTCGCCATCAAGGTGAGCTCCGGTCCCGCCATCGACCATCAGGGCGCGCTCGGCTCCATCCTCCTGAACCTCTCCACCCGCGACGTCTTCTTCATCGACGAGATCCACCGCCTCAACAACGTGGTCGAGGAATCCCTGTATCCGGCGCTTGAGGATTTTCGTTTTGACGCCGTGCTCGGCAAGGGCGTGGGGGCCAGCGCGGCCACCCTCCCGCTCCCGCATTTCACGTGCGTCGGCGCGACGACCCGCCAGGGGTTGCTGAGCGGCCCCCTCCGCGATCGGTTTGGCGCCGTGTACCGGCTGGACTTTTACACCCAGGCCGAGCTGGAGAGCATCGTGCGCCGGTCCGCCCGAATCCTCGACATCGAGATCCACGAAGCCGCCGTGGCCGAGATCGCGCGCCGCGCGCGGGGCACACCGCGCATCGCCAACCGGCTGCTGCGCCGCGTGCGCGATTTCGCGCAGGTCCGGGGCGACGGACGGGCGACCGCTGACGCGACCAGGCAGGCGCTGACGATGCTCGACATCGACGAGATCGGGCTGGAGCCGCTCGATCGCCAACTGCTCGAAACGGTGATCACCAAGTTCAAGGGCGGGCCGGTGGGCCTCGACACCATCGCCACCTCGCTCTCCGAGGAGCCGGAGACGATCGAAGACGTGCACGAGCCGTACCTCATCCAGGTCGGGTTCCTGGCCCGGACGGCGCGCGGCCGCGTCGCGACCGAGCTCGCCTACCGCCATCTCGGCATCACCCCGCCCGATCCGGGACCGCAGCAGACGCGACTACTCTGA
- a CDS encoding DUF2905 domain-containing protein, which yields MVLLFGVLLILVGGALMLFGRLHLPGDIVIRRGGATVYIPIATSLILSVLLTLVLNVLFRHR from the coding sequence ATCGTCCTGCTGTTCGGCGTGCTCCTCATCCTTGTGGGCGGCGCGCTCATGCTCTTTGGGCGCCTGCATCTGCCCGGCGACATCGTCATCCGCCGGGGTGGCGCGACCGTCTACATCCCGATCGCGACCAGCCTCATCCTCTCAGTGCTCCTGACTCTGGTGCTGAACGTCCTCTTCCGGCACCGCTAG
- the secF gene encoding protein translocase subunit SecF, producing the protein MSELSEDLAPPRAAAAEEVDAGEITEEPKREARVRKLNIIGRRNWFFAFSLLLIVPGILSMATLHFRLGIDFAGGTEFTVNFSDHPSAAQVESAVAAESIDGSVIETGGGGFIIRTPPLTPQQQKIIEDDLQNRLGPMVVQQVLEVGGTIAGETIEFAILAVLLASVAILALLAWRFHNVPGGWRAGFQFGGSALAALLHDVFLLTGIFSILGRFFDLRIGEIDSLFVTAVLTVVGFSVHDTIVVFDRIRENLRVSQRLSFEQVVNLSIMQTADRSIITSFTVVLVLAAILIAGGTTLKGFALALMIGIVSGTYSSIFNAAPLLVVWRKLQPVR; encoded by the coding sequence GTGTCCGAGCTGTCTGAGGACCTGGCGCCGCCACGAGCGGCGGCTGCCGAAGAGGTCGACGCCGGGGAGATCACGGAAGAGCCGAAACGCGAGGCTCGCGTGCGCAAGCTCAACATCATCGGCCGCCGGAACTGGTTCTTCGCCTTCTCGCTGCTCCTCATCGTCCCCGGCATCCTCTCCATGGCGACGCTGCACTTCCGCCTCGGAATCGACTTCGCCGGCGGCACCGAATTCACGGTCAATTTCTCCGACCACCCGAGCGCGGCGCAGGTCGAGAGCGCCGTGGCCGCCGAGAGCATCGACGGGTCGGTGATCGAGACCGGCGGCGGCGGTTTCATCATCCGTACGCCGCCGCTGACCCCGCAGCAGCAGAAGATCATCGAAGACGACCTGCAGAACCGCCTCGGTCCCATGGTCGTGCAGCAGGTGCTCGAGGTCGGCGGCACCATCGCCGGCGAGACGATCGAGTTCGCCATCCTGGCTGTGCTCCTCGCCTCCGTGGCCATCCTGGCCCTGCTCGCCTGGCGCTTCCACAACGTTCCGGGCGGCTGGCGGGCGGGCTTCCAGTTCGGCGGCTCAGCCCTGGCGGCACTCTTGCACGACGTATTCTTGCTGACGGGCATCTTCTCGATCCTGGGCAGGTTCTTCGACCTGCGCATCGGCGAGATCGACAGCCTTTTCGTCACCGCGGTGCTGACCGTCGTCGGCTTCTCGGTCCACGACACCATCGTCGTCTTCGACCGGATCCGCGAGAACCTGCGGGTCAGTCAGCGCCTGTCCTTCGAGCAGGTGGTGAACCTCAGCATCATGCAGACCGCCGACCGATCGATCATCACGAGCTTCACCGTCGTCCTGGTGCTCGCGGCCATCCTCATCGCCGGTGGCACCACGCTGAAGGGCTTCGCACTGGCACTGATGATCGGCATCGTCTCCGGCACCTACAGCTCCATCTTCAACGCGGCGCCGCTGCTTGTCGTCTGGCGCAAGCTCCAGCCCGTTCGCTGA
- a CDS encoding ribosome maturation factor RimP has product MPTWPITSIKELLEPTLSHMGYELYSLDQSGYSGRTLRISIDHAEPITIEDCERVSRVAGPLIEHSELIAGPYDLEVSSPGAERPLRGLQDYERFNGKRVNIRYRSGESETVIEGQLVAVDAAGIAVQAQGARGRAPVIVHITWDDVVTGRLAVAI; this is encoded by the coding sequence ATGCCGACCTGGCCCATAACGTCCATCAAAGAGCTGCTCGAGCCCACCCTCAGCCATATGGGCTACGAGCTCTATTCGCTCGACCAGTCGGGTTACTCTGGGCGGACGCTTCGCATCTCCATCGACCATGCAGAGCCCATCACCATCGAGGACTGCGAGCGCGTCAGTCGCGTCGCCGGGCCGCTGATCGAGCACTCCGAACTCATCGCCGGCCCTTATGACCTCGAGGTCTCGTCGCCTGGCGCCGAGCGCCCGCTGCGGGGCCTTCAGGACTACGAGCGTTTCAACGGCAAGCGGGTCAACATCCGGTATCGCTCCGGTGAATCGGAAACCGTGATCGAAGGCCAGCTGGTGGCTGTCGACGCGGCCGGGATCGCGGTGCAGGCACAGGGTGCGAGAGGACGCGCGCCCGTGATCGTGCACATCACATGGGATGACGTTGTCACGGGCAGGCTCGCGGTCGCCATCTGA
- the secD gene encoding protein translocase subunit SecD gives MQLVLSWPVRLFIVAVLAFSIFVDGAGYIYRIANHYPMTGDVAGLPPNFGGWQLYIHRGLDLAGGTHIDYQLSNFPPGQSRAAVQQRTIQVINKRVNALNVSEPEIRGAGSNNDRITVDLAGVTADQAQKTIGAVSKLVYTKWVPDPKVTGGPAPGFRPEFSGLTGDDITSATAAIDQNGVSWVVNVSFTSRGADTFATLTRNNVAACPGDVSTSAAANCAQRHLAIWLDLTQKDIDNWEDPAYVAKASQPYDTGCLATATPTTVCGKFLTDPVTIQEIDGGNATISGNFTQQSATDLATGINSGSLPVDLKVLDVTQVGSTLGAESVKLSLAAGLLGLSIVVIFMIVYYRVPGLLASLALLFYAAAVLAVFKVVPVTLTLAGITGFILSVGMAVDANVLIFERFKEEVRAGRTIPAAVDAAVRRAWPAIRDSNTSTFITCLILGFVGPPQVKGFAITLGIGVVASLISSIVVTHNLLAIVLTSSGLRKPALLGVDRVRAV, from the coding sequence GTGCAGTTAGTCCTCAGCTGGCCAGTTCGCCTGTTCATCGTGGCTGTCCTGGCGTTTTCGATCTTCGTCGACGGCGCGGGCTACATCTACCGCATCGCCAACCACTACCCGATGACCGGCGACGTGGCGGGGCTGCCGCCCAACTTCGGCGGCTGGCAGCTCTACATCCACCGCGGCCTGGACCTGGCCGGCGGGACTCACATCGACTACCAGCTGTCGAACTTTCCGCCGGGGCAGTCTCGCGCCGCCGTCCAGCAGCGGACCATCCAGGTCATCAACAAGCGTGTCAACGCCCTCAACGTGAGCGAGCCCGAGATCCGAGGCGCCGGTTCGAACAACGACCGCATCACGGTCGATCTCGCCGGAGTCACCGCGGACCAGGCGCAGAAAACGATCGGTGCAGTCTCCAAGCTGGTCTACACCAAGTGGGTGCCGGATCCCAAGGTCACGGGCGGACCCGCACCCGGTTTCAGGCCGGAATTCTCCGGCCTGACCGGTGACGACATCACGAGCGCCACGGCCGCCATCGACCAGAACGGCGTCAGCTGGGTCGTCAACGTCAGCTTCACCTCACGGGGTGCGGATACCTTCGCGACCCTCACCCGCAACAACGTTGCCGCGTGCCCGGGCGATGTGAGCACGAGCGCCGCCGCCAACTGTGCGCAACGGCACCTGGCGATCTGGCTCGATCTCACTCAGAAGGACATCGACAACTGGGAGGACCCCGCCTACGTCGCCAAGGCCTCGCAGCCCTATGACACCGGGTGTCTTGCGACCGCGACGCCGACCACGGTCTGCGGGAAGTTCCTGACCGACCCGGTCACGATCCAGGAGATCGACGGCGGCAACGCCACCATCAGCGGCAACTTCACCCAGCAGAGCGCGACCGACCTGGCCACCGGCATCAACTCGGGCTCGCTGCCCGTCGACCTCAAGGTGCTCGACGTCACCCAGGTCGGCTCGACCCTGGGCGCCGAGTCGGTGAAGCTCAGCCTGGCGGCGGGCCTTCTCGGCCTTTCGATCGTCGTCATCTTCATGATCGTCTACTACCGTGTGCCGGGCCTCTTGGCGAGCCTCGCGCTGCTCTTCTACGCGGCCGCCGTCCTCGCGGTGTTCAAGGTGGTGCCGGTGACCTTGACGCTGGCCGGCATCACCGGGTTCATCCTCTCGGTGGGCATGGCGGTGGACGCCAACGTCCTGATCTTCGAGCGATTCAAAGAGGAGGTCCGGGCCGGCCGCACCATCCCGGCCGCCGTCGACGCCGCGGTTCGCCGCGCGTGGCCGGCGATCCGCGACTCCAACACGTCGACGTTCATCACCTGCCTCATCCTTGGCTTCGTCGGGCCGCCTCAGGTCAAGGGCTTTGCGATCACGCTCGGCATCGGCGTCGTCGCCAGCCTGATCTCCTCGATCGTCGTCACCCACAACCTGCTCGCGATCGTGCTCACCTCGAGCGGACTGCGCAAGCCCGCCTTGCTGGGGGTGGACCGTGTCCGAGCTGTCTGA
- the nusA gene encoding transcription termination factor NusA, whose protein sequence is MTLSRAGSRSPSEPSTQSLAEALSALCAEVGIPFEEMLQTVEGALAVAYTRAFSPAGQISVKLDTDTGALQVRSRIVRDGVEVIDMLPSEDFKRMAAQTAKHAVLRHIHDLERDKVLRDVAEHKGELASGVVDRTEAGTVFIDLGRAEGVMPPEEQIPGEQLHPGRPVLVVILDAERSVRQAQVRVSRAARAFVHRLLEAEVPEIKAGTVQIRAIAREPGLRTKIAVSASEPGIDPVGACVGPRGVRHRAILSELVTEHVDIVPWSDDPQAFVAASLGPAKAETVTIDRATRTATVLVPRNQLSLAIGRDGQNARLAARLTGFRIDIKPSESDGQVVDEAAP, encoded by the coding sequence ATGACGTTGTCACGGGCAGGCTCGCGGTCGCCATCTGAGCCGTCCACGCAGAGCCTGGCCGAGGCGCTGAGCGCGCTTTGCGCGGAGGTCGGCATCCCCTTCGAGGAGATGCTCCAGACGGTTGAGGGCGCGCTGGCGGTCGCGTACACGCGCGCCTTCAGCCCGGCGGGTCAGATCTCGGTGAAGCTCGACACCGATACCGGCGCGCTCCAGGTGCGCAGCCGGATCGTGCGAGACGGCGTCGAGGTGATCGACATGCTGCCGTCCGAGGATTTCAAGCGCATGGCCGCCCAGACGGCGAAGCATGCGGTCCTGCGCCACATCCACGACCTGGAGCGCGACAAGGTGCTCCGCGACGTCGCCGAGCACAAGGGCGAGCTCGCCTCAGGCGTGGTCGACCGCACCGAGGCCGGCACCGTCTTCATCGACCTCGGGCGAGCCGAGGGGGTGATGCCGCCGGAGGAGCAGATCCCAGGCGAGCAGCTGCACCCCGGCCGGCCGGTGCTGGTGGTCATCCTGGACGCCGAGCGCAGCGTGCGCCAGGCGCAGGTCCGCGTGTCGCGCGCCGCTCGGGCCTTCGTGCATCGCCTGCTCGAGGCGGAGGTGCCCGAGATCAAGGCCGGCACGGTGCAGATACGAGCGATCGCGCGCGAACCCGGCTTGCGCACGAAGATCGCGGTGTCCGCCAGCGAGCCGGGCATCGATCCGGTGGGGGCATGCGTCGGGCCGAGGGGCGTACGCCACCGCGCCATCCTCAGCGAGCTGGTCACCGAGCACGTGGACATCGTGCCGTGGTCCGACGACCCTCAAGCGTTCGTGGCCGCGTCCCTTGGACCGGCCAAGGCGGAGACGGTGACGATTGATCGCGCGACCAGGACCGCGACCGTGCTGGTGCCGCGAAACCAGCTGTCGCTGGCGATCGGTCGGGACGGCCAGAACGCACGGCTCGCGGCCAGGCTGACCGGATTTCGGATCGACATCAAGCCCAGCGAATCGGATGGGCAGGTGGTTGACGAAGCCGCGCCGTGA
- a CDS encoding YlxR family protein — translation MTKPRREPARTCVGCREQAGKRALIRIVRRAEGGAAVDRAGHALGRGAYLHADPECIDSARKRRALDRALHTTIQPELWSELAG, via the coding sequence TTGACGAAGCCGCGCCGTGAGCCGGCGCGCACCTGCGTCGGGTGCCGCGAGCAGGCCGGCAAGCGAGCCCTGATCCGCATCGTCAGGCGCGCCGAAGGCGGAGCCGCCGTCGACCGCGCCGGGCACGCCCTGGGTCGCGGCGCGTACCTGCATGCCGACCCGGAGTGCATCGACAGCGCCCGCAAGCGGCGCGCGCTCGACCGAGCGCTGCACACGACCATCCAGCCCGAGCTGTGGTCTGAACTGGCCGGTTAG